A genomic stretch from Thermodesulfobacteriota bacterium includes:
- a CDS encoding DUF2784 domain-containing protein — MLYKLFADMVVLTHLLWIIFLLFGAFLGVKNRIIMVVHVSGLAFALVLNAFGWYCPLTHLELWARARHDPSLAYTGSFIVHYVEELIYVELPPSSLLLLTVLLCGFNGWWYLRKSALWKGRGR, encoded by the coding sequence ATGCTCTACAAGCTCTTCGCGGACATGGTGGTGCTTACCCACCTCCTCTGGATTATCTTCCTGCTCTTCGGTGCATTCCTCGGGGTAAAGAACAGAATTATAATGGTAGTCCACGTCTCGGGGCTCGCCTTCGCCCTCGTGCTCAACGCGTTCGGCTGGTACTGCCCGCTTACCCATTTGGAGCTCTGGGCGAGGGCAAGACACGACCCCTCGCTTGCCTACACCGGCTCCTTCATCGTCCACTACGTAGAAGAACTCATCTACGTGGAGCTACCCCCCTCTTCCTTGCTTCTCCTGACCGTCCTCCTCTGCGGCTTCAACGGGTGGTGGTACTTGAGGAAGAGTGCGCTGTGGAAGGGAAGGGGGAGGTGA